One genomic segment of Penaeus chinensis breed Huanghai No. 1 chromosome 13, ASM1920278v2, whole genome shotgun sequence includes these proteins:
- the LOC125031603 gene encoding cuticle protein AMP1A-like, translating into MSVEDSLGITVIVLACLAAVAVAAPQLQERVVELLRDERVVNEDGTFSYVVEADNGINTAVSGSIGAEGQINQEGSYTFILEDGTQAIVSFVANENGFQPQSSILPTPHPLPEHVFELLEIAERQRAEGIVFE; encoded by the exons ATCGTCCTTGCCTGTCTCGCTGCTGTGGCCGTCGCTGCCCCTCAGCTCCAGGAGCGAGTGGTCGAACTCCTTCGCGATGAACGCGTAGTCAACGAGGACGGCACCTTCTCCTACGTCGTGGAAGCTGACAACGGCATCAACACAGCCGTTTCTGGAAGCATCGGAGCCGAAGGCCAGATCAACCAGGAGGGATCCTATAC CTTTATCCTCGAGGACGGTACCCAGGCTATTGTCTCTTTCGTGgccaacgagaacggcttccagccccagtccagcatcctgcccactccccaccctcttcctgaaCACGTCTTTGAGCTGCTGGAAATCGCAGAGCGTCAGCGCGCTGAGGGCATCGTGTTCGAATAA
- the LOC125031750 gene encoding cuticle protein AMP1A-like — MKIIVLACLAAVAVAAPQLQERVVELLRDERVANEDGTFSYVVEADNGINTAVSGSIGAEGQINQEGSYTFILEDGTQAIVSFVANENGFQPQSSILPTPHPLPEHVFELLEIAERQRAEGIVFE, encoded by the exons ATGAAGATC ATCGTTCTTGCCTGTCTTGCCGCCGTGGCTGTTGCCGCCCCTCAGCTCCAGGAGCGAGTGGTTGAGCTCCTTCGCGATGAGCGTGTAGCCAACGAGGACGGCACCTTCTCGTACGTCGTGGAAGCCGACAACGGCATCAACACAGCCGTTTCTGGTAGCATCGGAGCCGAAGGCCAGATCAACCAAGAGGGATCTTACAC CTTTATTCTCGAGGACGGTACCCAGGCTATTGTCTCTTTCGTGgccaacgagaacggcttccagccccagtccagcatcctgcccactccccaccctcttcctgaaCACGTCTTTGAGCTGCTGGAAATCGCAGAGCGTCAGCGCGCTGAGGGCATCGTGTTCGAATAA
- the LOC125031604 gene encoding cuticle protein AMP1A-like, with the protein MKIIVLACLAAVAVAAPQLQERVVELLRDERVANEDGTFSYVVEADNGINTAVSGSIGAEGQINQEGSYTVILEDGTQAIVSFVANENGFQPQSSILPTPHPLPEHVFELLEIAERQRAEGIVFE; encoded by the exons ATGAAGATT ATCGTTCTTGCCTGTCTTGCCGCCGTGGCTGTTGCCGCCCCTCAGCTCCAGGAGCGAGTGGTTGAGCTCCTTCGCGATGAGCGTGTAGCCAACGAGGACGGCACCTTCTCGTACGTCGTGGAAGCCGACAACGGCATCAACACAGCCGTTTCTGGAAGCATCGGAGCCGAAGGCCAGATCAACCAGGAGGGATCGTACAC CGTTATCCTCGAGGACGGTACCCAGGCAATTGTCTCTTTCGTGgccaacgagaacggcttccagccccagtccagtatcctgcccactccccaccctcttcctgaaCACGTCTTTGAGCTGCTGGAAATCGCAGAGCGTCAGCGCGCTGAGGGCATCGTGTTCGAATAA